From the genome of Hymenobacter sp. PAMC 26628, one region includes:
- a CDS encoding SusC/RagA family TonB-linked outer membrane protein, translating into MLFLGAPALAWAQQTVKGTVTDEKNAALPGVTVRIKDGTAAVASNPDGTYSIQTSGPADILVFSFVGTVTKEIAPGTQTNLNVTLLPDAQKLNDVVVIGYGTASRADITGAVTSIKAEEFNQGVLTTPAELLQGKVAGLNITKSGDPNQRPSVVLRGPSTIRTINGGVTEPFYVIDGVPGASIDLLAPDDIATIDVLKDASSTAIYGTRAANGVIIITTKRAKPGQSRLTYSAYGAVANVSKKIDMLSGDELRQYLVDNKTRPLAMPTDDDGSNTNWQDLIERTSYATNHNLSFTGAANATDYGASVNYLKNNGILINTSLERLIYRGFLNQRFFNNRLKLGINIINSSTTQNDIPQLNTGVLQNMLFYLPTVGPYNPDGSYKENYTRTGSGPLNPLSLANNNAYVTKDNKTLVNGLVQVDVLTGLRVTLSASTQRDQSNQSSYLNSQSGLAVNLGGVARRAEYVNTNDVLEAYANYDKTLGLHSFQLLGGYSYQQDRTNDGFGITTQNFANNALGANNLYLSNPSSLAQIGFDNNPISTLRLLSQYARVQYQYGDRYLAQVSLRRDGSSVFGVNNRYGYFPTAALGWRLINEEFMRGLPVFSDLKLRAGYGVSGNSQGFDAFSAILIYGTPPGSSKYLNNGAISNVVNAVRNENPDLKWESTATTNIGLDFGLFKNRVTASVDYYIKKTSDLIDDVLPVSSTEFQYTTYTANVGRMTNRGIEVALSVVPVQTAAFTWRSSLNFAHNKNNIDNLSTDRFTIPYIQTAQLGGKGQSGNYSQIVQPGSPLGTFKLWHYLGKNDQGVSTYQKADGSVTATQPLTTDMQLAGSAQPTLIYGWANTFTYKGFDLNFLVRGVYGNKILNATLAGLNNPADARLQNIPRFTQGEAFTDINAYLISDRFLESGAYLRLDNATLGYTLRPHTPYVQALRLYVATNNLFIITKYRGIDPEINIGGLTPGIDNQNFYPKTRTFTLGLSASF; encoded by the coding sequence GTGTTATTCCTCGGCGCCCCGGCCCTGGCCTGGGCCCAGCAAACCGTGAAGGGCACCGTGACCGACGAAAAGAACGCCGCGCTGCCCGGCGTCACGGTTCGCATCAAGGATGGCACCGCGGCGGTGGCCAGCAACCCCGACGGCACCTACAGCATCCAGACCAGCGGGCCGGCCGATATTTTGGTGTTCTCGTTTGTGGGCACGGTGACGAAAGAGATAGCACCCGGCACCCAAACCAACCTCAACGTGACGCTGCTGCCCGATGCGCAGAAGCTGAACGATGTGGTGGTGATTGGCTACGGCACGGCCAGCCGCGCGGATATTACGGGCGCCGTCACGTCCATCAAGGCCGAGGAATTCAACCAGGGCGTACTCACCACCCCCGCCGAGCTGCTGCAAGGCAAGGTGGCCGGCCTGAACATCACCAAGAGCGGCGACCCCAACCAGCGGCCGTCCGTGGTGCTGCGGGGCCCCTCCACCATCCGCACTATAAACGGGGGGGTGACGGAGCCGTTTTACGTCATCGACGGGGTGCCGGGCGCGAGCATCGACCTACTGGCCCCCGACGACATCGCGACCATCGACGTGCTGAAGGACGCTTCCTCCACCGCTATTTACGGCACGCGGGCGGCCAACGGGGTCATCATCATCACCACCAAGCGGGCCAAGCCCGGCCAGTCGCGCCTCACCTACAGCGCCTACGGGGCGGTGGCCAACGTGTCGAAGAAAATCGACATGCTCAGCGGCGACGAATTGCGCCAGTACCTGGTCGACAACAAGACCCGGCCGCTGGCCATGCCCACCGACGACGACGGCTCGAACACCAACTGGCAGGACCTGATTGAGCGCACCAGCTACGCGACCAACCACAACCTCTCGTTCACGGGCGCGGCCAACGCCACGGACTACGGCGCCAGCGTGAACTACTTGAAAAACAATGGTATACTAATAAATACCTCGCTAGAACGCCTCATCTACCGGGGGTTCCTCAACCAGCGCTTTTTCAATAACCGCCTCAAGCTGGGCATTAACATCATCAACAGCAGTACCACCCAGAACGACATTCCGCAGCTTAATACAGGCGTGCTGCAAAATATGCTGTTTTACCTGCCCACGGTGGGCCCCTACAACCCCGACGGCAGCTACAAGGAAAACTACACCCGCACGGGCAGCGGCCCGCTCAACCCGCTCTCGCTGGCCAACAACAACGCCTACGTGACCAAAGACAACAAAACGTTGGTCAACGGCCTGGTGCAGGTGGACGTGCTCACGGGCCTGCGGGTGACGCTCAGCGCCTCAACCCAGCGCGACCAAAGCAACCAGAGCAGCTACCTCAATAGCCAGTCGGGCCTGGCCGTGAACCTGGGCGGGGTGGCCCGCCGCGCCGAGTACGTGAACACCAACGACGTGCTGGAGGCCTACGCCAACTACGACAAAACGCTCGGGCTGCACAGCTTCCAGCTGCTGGGCGGCTACTCGTACCAGCAGGACCGCACGAACGACGGCTTCGGCATCACGACCCAGAACTTTGCCAACAATGCGCTGGGCGCCAATAACCTGTACTTGTCCAATCCGTCGTCGCTGGCCCAGATTGGCTTCGACAACAACCCGATTTCGACCCTGCGGCTCCTTTCGCAGTACGCCCGCGTGCAGTACCAGTACGGCGACCGCTACCTGGCGCAGGTGTCGCTGCGGCGCGATGGCTCGTCGGTGTTCGGCGTGAACAACCGCTACGGCTACTTCCCGACGGCGGCCCTGGGCTGGCGCCTTATCAACGAGGAGTTTATGCGGGGCCTGCCCGTGTTTTCCGACCTCAAGCTGCGCGCCGGCTACGGCGTGTCGGGCAACAGCCAGGGCTTCGATGCCTTCTCGGCCATCCTCATTTACGGCACGCCGCCCGGCAGCAGCAAGTACCTCAACAATGGCGCCATCTCGAACGTGGTGAACGCCGTGCGCAACGAAAACCCCGACCTCAAGTGGGAAAGCACCGCCACCACCAACATCGGCCTGGATTTCGGCCTGTTCAAGAACCGCGTGACGGCTTCGGTGGATTACTACATCAAGAAAACCAGCGACCTGATTGACGACGTGCTGCCCGTGTCGAGCACCGAGTTTCAGTACACCACCTACACGGCCAACGTGGGCCGCATGACCAACCGCGGCATCGAGGTGGCCCTGAGCGTGGTGCCGGTGCAAACGGCGGCCTTCACCTGGCGCTCGTCGCTGAACTTCGCGCACAATAAAAACAACATCGACAACCTGTCGACCGACCGCTTCACCATCCCCTACATCCAGACGGCGCAGCTCGGGGGCAAGGGCCAGAGCGGCAACTACAGCCAGATTGTGCAGCCCGGCTCGCCGCTGGGCACCTTCAAGCTATGGCACTACTTGGGTAAAAACGACCAGGGCGTGAGCACCTACCAGAAAGCCGACGGCAGCGTGACGGCCACCCAGCCGCTGACCACCGACATGCAGCTGGCGGGCAGCGCCCAGCCCACGCTCATCTACGGCTGGGCCAACACGTTTACCTACAAAGGGTTCGACCTGAATTTCCTGGTGCGCGGCGTGTACGGCAACAAGATTCTGAACGCCACCCTAGCTGGCCTCAACAACCCGGCCGATGCGCGCCTGCAAAACATCCCGCGCTTCACGCAGGGCGAGGCCTTCACCGACATCAACGCCTACCTCATCTCCGACCGCTTCCTGGAGAGCGGCGCCTACCTGCGCCTCGACAACGCCACGCTGGGCTACACCCTGCGGCCCCACACGCCCTACGTGCAGGCGCTGCGCCTCTACGTGGCAACCAACAACCTGTTCATCATCACCAAGTATCGGGGCATCGACCCCGAAATCAACATCGGGGGCCTCACGCCGGGCATCGACAACCAGAACTTCTATCCCAAGACCCGGACGTTCACCCTGGGCCTGTCGGCTTCCTTCTAA
- a CDS encoding RagB/SusD family nutrient uptake outer membrane protein gives MQKIYATSRALLLAGGLAGALFGCKKLDVPVESQFVAANFPKTLSDYNASVGAIYSNLSSQFAVPYWRMQDMSTDEAILPARDGNFDDGGQYRQLHYHTWTPDHPNVLTIWQWAYGGITTCNRLLNVTNTFGFAPAEQAARLAEIRAMRALYYFFLLDLYGNVPIVTDYPTAPLPATQPRTKVYEFIESELKSLTPKLPAKSGAGATNTQQYGRPTKGLVYALLAKLYLNAEVYGAPARYPDVVRMADSVQANPNYALDARYRDIFLPNNGPQIRETIFAIPYDQQIPGNQFTRFGFFYYLVQAYGFNVGLSIAMSTTPEFYARFNLPGDARNATWLAGPQFVPDGNGGFTTTPVYYPNTTTQIVINPVLTLVPPKPMDVGNTIVTQSEGVRSIKYYPDPATIQATRLNGNDVPLLRLADVLLMKAEAILRGAPATASNGEMQTPLVLVNKVRARAGAQLATSIALSGMLDERARELSWEAWRRNDLIRFGQFETEYPLPNDVLKMDKSSFRRLYPVPTIERQLNTNLQQNPGY, from the coding sequence GTGCAAAAGATTTACGCAACAAGCCGCGCCCTGCTGCTGGCGGGCGGGCTGGCCGGGGCCCTGTTCGGCTGCAAAAAGCTGGACGTGCCGGTCGAGTCGCAGTTCGTGGCCGCCAACTTCCCCAAAACCCTCAGCGACTACAACGCCTCGGTGGGGGCCATTTACTCCAACCTCTCGTCGCAATTCGCCGTGCCCTACTGGCGCATGCAGGACATGAGCACCGACGAGGCCATTCTGCCCGCCCGCGACGGCAACTTCGACGACGGCGGCCAGTACCGGCAGCTGCACTACCACACCTGGACGCCCGACCACCCCAACGTGCTTACCATCTGGCAGTGGGCCTACGGGGGCATCACCACTTGCAACCGCCTGCTCAACGTTACGAACACGTTCGGCTTCGCGCCGGCCGAGCAGGCGGCGCGCCTGGCCGAGATTCGGGCCATGCGGGCGCTGTACTACTTCTTTCTGCTGGATTTGTACGGCAACGTACCCATTGTGACCGATTACCCCACGGCCCCGCTGCCCGCCACTCAGCCCCGCACCAAGGTCTACGAGTTCATTGAGAGCGAGTTGAAGAGCCTCACGCCCAAGCTGCCGGCCAAATCGGGCGCGGGCGCCACCAATACCCAGCAGTACGGCCGGCCCACCAAGGGCCTGGTGTACGCGCTGCTAGCTAAGCTCTACCTCAACGCCGAGGTGTACGGGGCCCCCGCCCGCTACCCCGACGTGGTGCGCATGGCCGACAGCGTGCAGGCCAACCCCAACTACGCCCTCGACGCCCGCTACCGCGACATTTTCCTGCCCAACAACGGGCCCCAGATTCGGGAAACCATCTTCGCCATTCCCTACGACCAGCAGATTCCCGGCAACCAGTTCACGCGCTTCGGCTTCTTCTACTACCTGGTGCAGGCGTACGGCTTCAACGTGGGCCTGAGCATTGCCATGAGCACCACGCCCGAGTTCTACGCCCGCTTCAACCTGCCCGGCGACGCCCGCAACGCCACCTGGCTGGCGGGCCCGCAGTTCGTGCCCGACGGCAACGGCGGCTTCACCACTACGCCGGTGTACTACCCCAACACGACCACCCAAATCGTCATCAACCCGGTGCTGACGTTGGTGCCGCCCAAGCCCATGGACGTGGGCAACACCATCGTCACCCAGTCGGAGGGCGTGCGTTCCATTAAGTACTACCCCGACCCGGCCACCATCCAGGCCACCCGCCTCAACGGCAACGACGTGCCCCTGCTGCGCCTGGCCGACGTGCTGCTGATGAAGGCCGAAGCCATCCTGCGCGGGGCCCCGGCCACCGCCAGCAACGGCGAAATGCAAACCCCGCTGGTGCTCGTGAACAAGGTGCGCGCCCGCGCCGGGGCCCAGCTGGCCACCAGTATCGCCCTGAGCGGCATGCTCGACGAGCGCGCCCGCGAGCTGAGCTGGGAAGCCTGGCGGCGCAACGACCTGATTCGCTTTGGGCAGTTTGAAACGGAATACCCGCTGCCCAACGACGTGCTGAAGATGGACAAGAGCAGCTTCCGCCGCCTCTACCCGGTGCCCACCATTGAGCGGCAGCTCAATACCAACCTCCAGCAAAACCCCGGCTACTAG
- a CDS encoding phosphatidylinositol-specific phospholipase C1-like protein: MKTTFIFSALAAGALCAATQRVPEPLMNQIQVIGSHNSYKQAIDPKLFAVLQKADSASMSKIDYEHATLTEQLNKGLLALEIDVYADTQGGKYAHPKGLDLAPGQPPYDAAGLMKQPGFKVFHIQDLDYRSNAPTFKLALQELKKWSAAHPTHHPVFITMNAKSEALKRPGFTVPEPFTPAVFDALDREILDNLGADKIITPDQVRGQYATLESAVLHRHWPTLRAAQGKFVFVLDELGEKRATYIQGHPSLKGRVLFADAEPGTPEAAIHILNNAKQDQAVIKALVAKGYIIRTRADSDTQEARRNDKSSFVAAEQSGAQIISTDYYAPSTHFKSPYAISFADGSYFRPNPVNAGPSASATAN, encoded by the coding sequence ATGAAAACCACTTTCATCTTCAGCGCGCTGGCCGCCGGGGCCCTCTGCGCCGCTACCCAGCGGGTGCCAGAGCCCCTGATGAACCAGATTCAGGTCATTGGCTCGCACAACAGCTACAAGCAAGCCATCGACCCCAAGCTGTTTGCGGTGCTGCAAAAGGCCGACTCGGCCAGCATGAGCAAGATTGACTACGAGCACGCGACGCTGACCGAGCAGCTCAACAAGGGCCTGCTGGCGCTGGAAATCGATGTGTACGCCGACACCCAGGGCGGCAAGTACGCCCACCCCAAGGGCCTGGACCTGGCCCCCGGCCAGCCGCCCTACGACGCGGCCGGCCTCATGAAGCAGCCCGGCTTCAAGGTATTTCACATCCAGGACCTCGACTACCGCAGCAACGCCCCCACGTTCAAGCTGGCCTTGCAGGAGCTGAAAAAATGGTCGGCGGCGCACCCCACGCACCACCCCGTGTTCATCACCATGAACGCCAAGAGCGAAGCCCTGAAACGGCCCGGCTTCACGGTGCCCGAGCCGTTTACCCCGGCCGTGTTCGACGCCCTGGACCGGGAAATTCTGGACAACCTGGGGGCCGATAAAATCATCACCCCCGACCAGGTGCGCGGCCAGTATGCCACCCTGGAAAGCGCCGTGCTGCACCGCCACTGGCCCACGCTGCGCGCCGCCCAAGGCAAGTTCGTGTTCGTGCTCGATGAGCTGGGCGAGAAGCGCGCGACCTACATTCAGGGCCACCCGTCGCTGAAGGGCCGGGTGCTGTTTGCCGATGCCGAGCCCGGCACGCCCGAGGCCGCCATCCACATCCTGAACAACGCGAAACAGGACCAAGCCGTCATTAAAGCCTTGGTAGCGAAGGGCTACATCATCCGCACCCGCGCCGACAGCGACACCCAGGAGGCGCGCCGCAACGACAAATCCAGCTTCGTGGCCGCCGAGCAGTCGGGGGCCCAAATCATCAGCACCGATTACTACGCGCCGAGCACGCACTTCAAATCGCCCTACGCCATCAGCTTCGCGGACGGCTCGTACTTCCGGCCCAACCCGGTTAACGCCGGTCCGTCGGCTTCGGCAACAGCTAACTAG
- a CDS encoding CehA/McbA family metallohydrolase: MLVLVKKLKRKAYWLLFLGLCCLAGPVAAQAPTAVVRQGHVPADSLFRLLYVPIEVPAGTAEIRVREDYNHEAGNVLNLGIYGPEGYRPGTTAGFRGWSGGARTAFFINAQAASPGYVPGPLRPGTWHVLLYASTIAPAGIDWTLTVALVPGPPGPAFVPAFAAPAVNNRPGWYQGDVHLHTLHSDGRRTPEELVAEAGAQGLDFIVSTEHNTNSANLSWGRYARPNLLVINGEEVTTTAFGHWNALGLEPTTLIDWRYAPADSSIARYTAQVRAVGGLAIINHPFFPDTINRFRFAVRHFDGIEVWNGRWDARNERALAWWDALLRQGCPLLAVAASDTHTAAPSPNQLGRPRTVVQASALLRAGITQGLRARRAYLVADRPLNLTFTARAGGAPAGIGDTLAVAAGQRIGVAFELRGASAGTVTLLGENGVLATSPVASGGSTAVRWQLPPGLPRYLRVEVRNPKGAMLALTNPIWVSSRPR; the protein is encoded by the coding sequence GTGCTCGTTTTGGTTAAAAAGCTGAAGCGAAAGGCCTACTGGCTGCTTTTTCTGGGCCTGTGCTGCCTGGCTGGCCCGGTAGCGGCCCAGGCTCCTACGGCGGTAGTCCGGCAGGGGCACGTGCCGGCCGACAGCCTGTTCCGGCTGCTGTACGTGCCCATCGAAGTGCCGGCGGGCACGGCCGAAATCCGGGTACGGGAAGACTACAACCACGAAGCGGGGAACGTGCTCAACCTGGGCATTTATGGCCCCGAGGGCTACCGGCCGGGCACCACGGCGGGCTTCCGGGGCTGGTCGGGCGGAGCCAGGACGGCCTTCTTTATCAACGCCCAAGCGGCCTCTCCCGGCTACGTGCCGGGGCCCCTGCGGCCCGGGACCTGGCACGTGCTGCTCTACGCCTCCACCATTGCCCCGGCCGGCATCGACTGGACGCTGACCGTGGCGCTGGTGCCCGGCCCGCCGGGCCCCGCGTTCGTTCCCGCGTTCGCCGCGCCGGCGGTCAACAACCGGCCGGGCTGGTACCAGGGCGATGTGCACCTGCACACGCTGCATTCCGACGGCCGGCGCACGCCCGAGGAATTGGTGGCCGAAGCCGGGGCCCAGGGGCTGGACTTCATCGTTTCGACCGAGCACAACACCAACAGCGCCAACCTGAGCTGGGGCCGCTACGCCCGCCCCAACCTGCTGGTCATCAACGGGGAGGAAGTGACGACCACCGCTTTCGGGCACTGGAACGCGCTCGGGCTGGAGCCGACTACCCTTATCGACTGGCGCTACGCGCCGGCAGACAGCAGCATTGCCCGCTATACCGCGCAGGTGCGCGCCGTGGGCGGCCTGGCCATCATCAACCACCCGTTCTTCCCGGACACTATCAACCGCTTCCGGTTCGCGGTGCGGCACTTCGATGGCATTGAGGTGTGGAACGGCCGCTGGGACGCCCGCAACGAGCGCGCCCTGGCGTGGTGGGATGCGCTGCTGCGCCAGGGCTGCCCCCTGCTGGCCGTGGCCGCCAGCGACACGCACACCGCGGCCCCTTCGCCCAACCAGCTCGGCCGGCCGCGCACCGTAGTGCAGGCCAGTGCCTTGTTGCGCGCCGGCATTACACAAGGCCTACGCGCCCGGCGGGCCTACCTGGTAGCCGACCGTCCGCTTAACCTGACGTTTACGGCGCGGGCCGGTGGCGCCCCGGCCGGCATCGGCGACACCCTGGCCGTGGCCGCCGGGCAGCGCATCGGGGTAGCGTTCGAGCTGCGCGGCGCCTCGGCCGGCACTGTCACGCTGCTGGGCGAAAACGGGGTACTGGCGACCAGTCCGGTCGCGTCCGGCGGCTCCACGGCCGTGCGCTGGCAGCTGCCGCCGGGCCTTCCCCGCTACCTGCGGGTGGAAGTGCGCAACCCGAAAGGCGCCATGCTGGCCCTGACCAATCCCATTTGGGTAAGCAGCCGGCCGCGGTAG